From the genome of Nicotiana tabacum cultivar K326 chromosome 17, ASM71507v2, whole genome shotgun sequence:
AGAGTCTGTTACCCAACGCTCACACGCGCTAGTTTAGGAGGCTATTTAGCGGTGCCTACATAGTCATGTGATTCAACGTGGTGCTTCTACTTTAAATTCTAGGTCACCTACCATCGTCTCTCTTTATTGCTAGCTAttgcaatttttatttttctttctttttcaagaataaatattTAGCTGTCTGATTTCTGAATTCATGGCTTCTCTTCCTCTTTTGTGCGGTTTGGAATGGGAACACCGAATGTCTTAAACGGTGATGGGGCCGGAGCTACCATAGGAGTGATCAATTGAATCGAAAAATTATACTCCCTCCATTTTTATTTATACGAGCtagtttaatttattaaatttgtggtcctaaaagTTTAATGGGTTAAAACCATGACATTTATGTGACTGTAAAAAGTTTTCATTAACGATAAAGTacgtaaaataaaaaatttaaattaaattatttttaaatttataaatatattatttttttcgaaatggATAACAAAAAAAAGTACGTCTAAGGTCAAATGCTCTTTGtatacagtatatatatatatatatatatatatatatatatatatatatatacacacacataaatcaaatattaTTTTAGTGCATGTATGTTAAATCTTAAAtatttttggccaaatttcttgCTTGTCCATGAAATCTAAATCATTCTTTATTTTCTACTAATATAAAGGCAGAATACATCGATAGCCCCTTAAATTTGTCAATGCTTTTCACTTAGACACTTAATCTTAAGTCCGTTCCATTTAAACACTTTAATCACATCTCAAATGTGTCATTCAGACACAATGTGCTGACATGACATGGCAAGGAAAGTGTTTCTCACGTTTTTGAGGCGCGTGAAAATCATCCAACAGGCAAAGTTCACCTACTTCTTGCCAGAAAATGAATAGCTTCGCCAAAAAAATTTCCGATGaactattctttttcatttttcagatCTGTGGCCCCATTTCTTCACCTTCTTCCTCAAACTCTTTCAATATTTCCACCACACAAACGTCGACCAATTCAACCAAACTATCTATTGAAATTGTTGCCAACAAGTTTTGCCAAAACAAAATCAACAAATCTAGATTGGAAATTAACATCAAaaattttatttgtaattttgaaCAAAAGCAAAAGAACTGAGTTAGGATTATAGTGTGAAAATGTCATTCAACCTTTACAAAAGGTGATTTGAGCAGCCGTTCAATAACTTTCCGATCTACGAGATTACCATTGATGGCAAGAACATTGACTTCTTTAGAATTCATAGGTGCACGTGGATTCAAATTCCTCCATCTTCTCTTCCCTCCACCTCCGTGAACACTCTGTTCCTTGCCATGTCTTCCAATCACAAGTTTCCTTTTGAACTTGAAAAACAAACTCAACCCATAAATATGCTTTGGAATAACAAGTGGGAAAACGACATAAAAAAGTGTACTAACTTATGTCCGAAATCGATGATTCTCTCCGGAAATGACCATGATTAATTTCTTTCAAGTTTTTGCAACACAGAATAAAAGTCATAATAATTTCtttattgtttccaaaataaTGCCATCAGGACAAGTTCTAAAGAACTAATATAGCAAAAACGGGTGGGAAGAAGCAGCAGCGTGGAGAGGGGAAGGGAGGGTATGGATTTGTCAGCGGAGAAGAGGGGGAGAGGAAGAGAGAGgtttttctgttatttttgtttcttttttaattacaattgtcattttttaagaaaattacacGTGTCAGTCATtgatttatatttttgtattttggctGCCTATTAATTTTGTGTCTAAATGACATATTTAAGATGTGACTGGAGTGTTTAAATGTGATGGACTTATTGAATGTCGAAATAAATAGTATTTAACAAGTTTAAGGGGCTATCGATAGTATTATAAAAATGTTGCTTTAACCTATTGGTTTCGGTCAAACTTTATCACCATAGACAAGCCTTTTGATGTGATTCGGAGTATTGGAGGAGCATAATGGCTTCAAGCGCCACATCAAAACGGGGATCTTGTGAATGAGTAGTTCGTTGTTAAGCGCGTATATATAAATTCTCATTAtaagcaaaataaataaaattactaaAAAGGAGAAGATTATCCGCTATAACTATAGTTCCACTTTCACATTTTAACTTACGGTTACATAAGACagtaatttaaataaataaaaacaagaaagaagaaaCACATATTCGAAATTATTAATTCCCCAGAATACCCCTGAAACCTCCACCAATTCAATTcttcacctcctcctcctcctcgaaaGCAGACACAGGATAAGCCCTAGAAAGTCCAGCAGGGGTAGCAAaggtaattttcttaaactccggGTCTTGAATTGAAATATCAGAAAGGGTAACCCAAATGAGAAGCTCCTTGCTTTTAACACCAGTGAGCTTCTTCATCCGACGATCCTCAACGATCGCCGTCACCTCAGTGTCGTACCAGACGAGCTTACCGATCTTCTTAAACTTGTGCTCTTTGGCCTTCTTCTGTTTCAGCCAAACGAACCCGGTTTCTTTGTTGCGGCCCACCTCTAAGATGTCATCTAGAGGGAGTAGACCATTTGGCATGTTGATTTCCTTTAGAAGTTCAAGCGATTTCTGCTTGCACATCACTGGATCGGTGTACACTTCCGCATTTTCCCTTTGGTTTTCGATAACTTGCCGAGTCGCCATGTTTTCACCAGAAAAATGAAAGAGAATTGAATTCTTAGCGCGTGACAGTGTAAGAGAGACTAATCGAGGGGGGCTTGAGAGGAATTGGGGATGGATGGTGTATATTTATAGCGAGGATATGATGTTAAGTTACTGAATTGCCCTTTGGACTATTtacttatttgtttattttttggaTCTTGTGACATGTACTATTTACGAAATTGAGTAATAAACTCTTAGAAAATTTATGAAATCAAGAAAGTCTTTAATTATAGTATGCACTTGGTTAACTACTTGCCTCGAAGAGTCTGTCCCCGTTCCCACCGATCAAACCTCTTTATAAAAGTATCCTTATATAATAGTCATTTATTATAAAAatcatattatttttaaaatcaatttttatattatgttataaaatattttatctaTAACAATATTTTAATATAACTATCAAAAAATATTGAACAAACGAGGTTATTATAGATAAATTTGATTTTACTTCATCTTCTTTTAAATTTAAGACATTAAAGGTAATGAAATTAACCTTTTCCGGTCTGTGTTGCCTTATATCTATAGATCGTGATGTGCTTTAAAATGGTCGTCTTATGTCCCCTTTCAATGagaaatcccattatccaatacGTAGCTCTTTTTGTTCCTATTTTAATCCTCCAGCAGGTGAATTTTCAATTTTCCACAAAATTATATTTCTTTATATCGACATTGATACATAAAAATTCGACACACTAGCCTAACTTTCTTTAGTTTAGCGTCCACGACTAGAAGTGCAACATCTTTTTTTGTTGTTGGTTTCGAAACTTGTGCAATTTGTAGTATATTTTGATTACCTTGGAGTTTTTATATAATATGGAGTAGTTTTTTCTTTTAGCAATTTCATGTTTAATAAATCATAACTCAAAGTATTAGACTGTCCGAATCGAATGTGTCCCTAGACATAATGATATATTTAGTGTTCTTGACAACAACCGAAAGTGTTATAGTTAGGGGTGTATATAGGTCGGGTTAGTTTCAATTTTTTAatcaccaaaccaaatcaattatatcgggttattaaatttaaagaccaaaccaaaccaatcaaATTCGGATTTTTAAATCTCGATTTTTCTTGAGTTTTTCGAGTTTTTGGGTTGTTTCgggttttttttcttcataaagtCTTTATAACACAAAACAtagaatttgtgctccaaatatttctttaatcctagtaagacagaactatataaggtatttttaataaaataacataaatatgagatgattcattgtattgtactaaaatatttaacaataaagAGGagaaaatcgcataaaataaatattattaataagtcataatgaaaacaaacataatttaaaattactaataaattgctaaaataagtacgactaataagtactattatttacatgactaaacactaaagaaaaataagttatgcattttatatctaaaccatggaaaaactaaaaaatagatatccaacactattttcattcatagtacaattgaattgaatttcttttattatcattagtattgatttgattttagtttatgatttatttgagttactaacatttatggactataaaacttattggagcatccaaaagTTATAAGTCcgacttgaaataatacgttaaaagataaaattattaaaaagcttaagtttataaactacactacaataaatatttttatgtattaaatatatttaaaacttctatacatataatgtcgggttggtttggtttcggtttgactttttttagttaaaaccaaaccaaacaaaatatcgtcgggttttattttccaacaccaaaccaatcaaaccaaaccatagtcggattTTTCTGTCGGTTTAACTCGAATTATCGGATTGGTGTGGTTTGTCGGTTTCATTTGTATACCCCTAGTTATAGTGAAGGGCCATCTACACATATTTGCATTTAATGTTTGCGAAAAACTATTAAATTCAAGATATGTGTTTTTCTTCTAAATTTTTATGACTTAATTATAATTAAATGACATGTATTTTCATTGtaatttttgattttatattaaattattttatttgatgtAAATATTAAATATTGTAATAAGTATTTACCAATAATTGCATGCTTTACCCCACTCTCCCCttccaaaaaataaaaggaaaactgAAAACCGTTGGATTTTTGAAGAGGGAGGAGTAGGAGGTTGGGAGCAGGCTGGTGGAGAAGATTGATATTTATGGAACTTGCCCAAATTTATTTATCAATATTCAATAGTGAGTTAATTATATTTTCGGTCTGCCAACCACTTACAAGTGAACATTTATTTAAGCATGTCACGTGGTCAACACGTGTTCCCCCAACATGATGCAATGAAGATGAAATTTGCTACTACGTACTATTATTGTACAAGTACATAGTTGTAATCTCGGTTGAGAATATGTCGCATATCATCGACTCATTCTGTCAAGCGCAACTGTGGAAGTAATTAAAAACAGTGggttgaaaagttagaaaagTAATTATGGTATAACTTTGAAACAACTGTGAAATAAGGCCAAATACATGAACAGCCCTTCTAACTCCatttcttatgtttcattttAACACAACAAGCTGATCCGGTATAAAAAATAAGTATGTGTATAAACGCTTTTGAGGTgtaataattatccaattaaatGTAGCCACATGTTGTTTAGTCTATGTCAAACGGATCTAACCCAAATATCCAAATATTCAGAACCCTAAATAAATAACTTTGAATGTGATTTAAATACATTGTAATGTTTTTGGCAGCTTTGTTACTTCTAAAAGTTGCAAATTTAAGTTGTTTATTTTGAAGACAATATATCTCTAATATCTGATTTCAATATAGTGACAAGTGACATTCTTAATTAGATGAGTTAAAGAATGCGAAAAAAGTACGGGAGGAACATCCTCGGGGTTACACTGAGAAAAGAGCCAGACCTGACAGCCGTAAAACGAGAAACATGAACGGAATGAATAAAGACTGTTAAGAAGGGAAGATGCACGAACCTATCATAAATAAGGAAGGGAAATCGATACAGTTACATGAAATCCTTAGCCATAAATACTTCTGTTACAA
Proteins encoded in this window:
- the LOC107827263 gene encoding uncharacterized protein LOC107827263 — protein: MATRQVIENQRENAEVYTDPVMCKQKSLELLKEINMPNGLLPLDDILEVGRNKETGFVWLKQKKAKEHKFKKIGKLVWYDTEVTAIVEDRRMKKLTGVKSKELLIWVTLSDISIQDPEFKKITFATPAGLSRAYPVSAFEEEEEVKN